The Candidatus Binataceae bacterium region AAAGCTATGGCAAACCTTTCAGAACGTCCCCCGCGAATCGAGGTCATGCCTAATGTTATGCCAAGGAGGGCGAAAGGAAAAATCGCAAACGGCGTGGTCCAGCGCCGTGCCATCTCGATTTCGAGCAGGATGTCCGGCGACCCTGCGCCTCGCGCGGAAGCGATCGCGCCCCGCAATGCGCTGGTGCTCATTTCCAGCGGGGTGACCGCGAGCAACCGGGCTCGGTGTCTGGCCTCGGCCTTGAGATCATATTCGTCGAAACTTACGACACGGCGCGAGTTTTCTCCTGAGTCCTCGCTGAAAATCCAACCGTGCTTCAGGTGCACGAGGAATGTCAGTTCGTGCGGGCTGGGGACTATCAGCCCTTCACGGGCAAAAATCCAGACTGGCGCGCGCGGGTCTCGCCGATCGATGATGAAAACATTCTTCAGAGCGTCGGGAAGTTGCTCATTTCGATCGAGGTAGATGACCAAACCGTCAAGTTCGTCGTTGAAGATTTTTTCCGGCAGTGCCGCTGCCATGCGGGAGCGTGCAGCTTCGAGAAGCTCCAGACGCACGCTGGCGTTGGCGGCGGGAACCACCCGCAGTGCGAACACCATCGCCGGCGTGTAGAGGACCGCCGCTAAAAGCATCACGGGGACCGCGACGCGCCGCATGCTAAGGCCGCAGGCGGCAACAGCCACCAGCTCCGAATCACTGCCGAGTCGGCCGATGCCGAGCAGGGTTCCCAGCAAGACAGCCATAGGCAAACTCATTGCCAGCAGGCTCGGCAATATATGGACAGTCAGAGCGAGGACGGTGGCTACTGAGACCCCTTGATTGAGGATCAACCCCACCAGTGCGAGAAGGCGGGCGATGATCAACATCGAGATGACCAACAGCAGGCTCAACCCGATCGGGATAGCAATCTCGCGCGCCACGTATCGATCGAGGACCCCCGGCCGCCACTCGCGAAAGTAGAAGTCCTTCCGGATTGTGAGCATCACTGGCTACGGTTGAGTTAGGGCTCCTGCAAAATAAATACCGTTCGCGCCGTGTTACGGTGATTGGGAGAAGGACGCGGACCTGAGACCCGCAGATCGATAGCATCTCGAGTCTGTAGGCGGAAGTGGGCGACTTACGCAACGAGGCTTGCTCGCCGAAAGCACATGGGCGCCGAGGCAGCGTGAGCGGACATCATGGTGGCGCGGAATTTTAGCCTTGAACTCTGGTGCGGTTGTCGGGGGGCGATGCCGGCAATTGGGTGTCCTCGCCGCACCCAGCACCTGGTCCACCCAGTCTTGCTGAGCACAGACGTCCACGACAAAATGCTACGTGCGAAGGATCGACCAGGCGTGAGCCCGGGTTAAACTCGCAAGAATGTGGACGTGAAGTTGCCTCTTTCACCGTCACCCAAAAAAATCCTGGTGGCGGTGTTGAACTGGCTAGGTGACCTCGTCATCAGTCTCCCTGCCCTTCGCGCGATTCGCAGGTCATTTCCGGAGGCGCACATCGCGATTTTGGTCAGACGGAATCTCGCGGGCTTTTTCGACGGTTTCTCATGGATAGACGAGATTATCTCCTTCTCCGT contains the following coding sequences:
- a CDS encoding LptF/LptG family permease; protein product: MLTIRKDFYFREWRPGVLDRYVAREIAIPIGLSLLLVISMLIIARLLALVGLILNQGVSVATVLALTVHILPSLLAMSLPMAVLLGTLLGIGRLGSDSELVAVAACGLSMRRVAVPVMLLAAVLYTPAMVFALRVVPAANASVRLELLEAARSRMAAALPEKIFNDELDGLVIYLDRNEQLPDALKNVFIIDRRDPRAPVWIFAREGLIVPSPHELTFLVHLKHGWIFSEDSGENSRRVVSFDEYDLKAEARHRARLLAVTPLEMSTSALRGAIASARGAGSPDILLEIEMARRWTTPFAIFPFALLGITLGMTSIRGGRSERFAIALGLLFLYYLLMQAADALARANVLGSYLSAAFPDLVFSGGAVLPFFIKAFDLDGRLVNFSPRPKHFGALSSKEQLDS